A window from Corynebacterium accolens encodes these proteins:
- the zwf gene encoding glucose-6-phosphate dehydrogenase, whose translation MTDSAAWVNPLRNAADKRLPRIAGPAGMVIFGVTGDLAFKKLLPAIYDLASRGLLPAGFTLVGYGRRDWDNADFCDYFRSAVEAGARTDFNHDVWEHLSQGIEFVQGSFDDEGFDKLSARLAELDKARGTGSNWAYYLSVPPEFFSDICHQLERVGMANSMEDSWRRVIIEKPFGHDQESARELNEIVNAVFPESAVFRIDHYLGKETVQNIMALRFANQIFEPMWNAHYIDHVQITMAEDIGLGGRAGYYDGIGAARDVIQNHLLQLLALVAMEEPSSFEPEALRAEKVKVLRATQPVHPLNKTTARGQYTAGWQGSEYVKGLREEEGFDPASTTETYAACTLEVNSRRWGGVPFYLRTGKRLGRRVTEIALVFKAAPNQPFVDGETDALGQNAVVIRVQPDEGVTMRFGSKVPGSTMEVRDVNMDFAYAEAFTEESPEAYERLILDALLDESSLFPTNEEVELSWSILDPILDYWSKHGEPEDYKAGTWGPTSADKMLRRRGHSWRRP comes from the coding sequence GTGACGGACTCAGCCGCTTGGGTCAATCCCTTGCGTAATGCCGCCGATAAACGATTGCCACGCATCGCGGGCCCCGCGGGCATGGTCATCTTTGGTGTGACCGGCGATTTAGCTTTCAAAAAGCTCCTGCCGGCCATCTATGACCTTGCCAGCCGCGGTCTCTTGCCCGCTGGCTTCACGCTCGTCGGCTATGGCCGCAGGGACTGGGATAACGCGGACTTCTGCGATTATTTCCGCAGCGCGGTAGAAGCCGGTGCCCGCACTGACTTTAACCACGACGTGTGGGAGCACTTATCCCAAGGAATCGAGTTCGTGCAAGGCTCCTTCGACGATGAGGGCTTCGACAAGCTTTCTGCGCGGTTGGCCGAGCTGGATAAAGCCCGCGGCACGGGAAGCAACTGGGCATACTACCTTTCGGTGCCGCCAGAGTTTTTCTCCGATATCTGCCACCAATTGGAACGCGTGGGCATGGCCAATTCCATGGAGGACTCGTGGCGCCGAGTGATCATCGAAAAGCCGTTTGGCCACGACCAGGAATCTGCGCGCGAGCTCAATGAGATCGTCAACGCGGTCTTCCCAGAATCTGCTGTCTTCCGCATCGATCACTACCTGGGTAAAGAGACCGTGCAAAACATCATGGCGCTGCGGTTTGCTAACCAGATTTTTGAGCCGATGTGGAACGCGCACTATATCGACCACGTGCAAATCACCATGGCCGAAGATATTGGGCTTGGCGGCCGCGCTGGCTATTATGACGGAATCGGCGCGGCCCGAGACGTCATTCAGAACCACCTCCTGCAGCTGCTCGCCCTCGTGGCAATGGAAGAGCCTTCCTCCTTTGAACCGGAGGCGCTGCGCGCTGAAAAGGTCAAGGTGCTGCGCGCTACGCAGCCGGTCCATCCGCTCAATAAAACCACCGCCCGTGGCCAGTACACCGCTGGCTGGCAGGGCTCGGAATACGTGAAGGGCTTGCGTGAGGAGGAGGGCTTCGATCCCGCCTCCACTACTGAGACCTATGCGGCGTGCACGTTGGAGGTCAACTCTCGGCGCTGGGGAGGCGTGCCTTTCTACCTGCGCACCGGAAAGCGCTTGGGGCGTCGAGTCACCGAGATCGCCTTGGTCTTCAAGGCCGCACCGAACCAGCCCTTTGTCGATGGCGAAACCGATGCCCTCGGCCAAAATGCCGTGGTCATCCGCGTTCAGCCCGATGAGGGCGTGACCATGCGCTTTGGCTCAAAGGTCCCGGGCTCCACCATGGAAGTCCGCGATGTGAATATGGACTTCGCCTACGCCGAGGCCTTTACCGAGGAGTCCCCGGAGGCCTATGAGCGCCTCATCTTGGATGCGCTCCTCGATGAATCATCCCTGTTTCCCACTAATGAGGAAGTCGAGCTATCGTGGTCCATTTTGGATCCGATCCTCGATTATTGGTCCAAGCATGGTGAGCCCGAAGATTATAAGGCGGGCACCTGGGGGCCCACTTCAGCCGATAAGATGCTGCGCCGCCGGGGCCATTCCTGGCGCCGCCCATAG
- the secG gene encoding preprotein translocase subunit SecG, giving the protein MVLALEIILLISAILMSIFVLLHKGKGGGLSSLFGGGVQSNLSGSTVVEKNLDRYTVVMVIIWLACIVGLNLIQAYAS; this is encoded by the coding sequence ATGGTCTTAGCACTGGAAATCATTTTGCTAATTTCAGCTATTTTGATGTCCATCTTTGTGCTTTTACACAAGGGCAAAGGCGGCGGCCTGTCTAGCCTTTTCGGCGGCGGCGTGCAATCGAACCTGTCCGGTTCGACCGTGGTGGAAAAGAACCTAGACCGCTATACCGTCGTCATGGTGATTATCTGGTTGGCCTGCATCGTTGGCCTTAACCTTATCCAGGCCTACGCTTCCTAG
- a CDS encoding phosphoglycerate kinase, whose translation MAFKTLDXLLEEGVEDRHILVRSDFNVPLDDDGNITDPGRITASLPTIKALVDGGAKVILSAHLGRPKGEVNSKYSLAPVAEALSEALDQYVALANDVTGEDAHERANGLNSGDVMLVENVRFDPRETSKDEAERGEFAEELVALAADNGAFVSDGFGVVHRAQTSVYDVAKRLPAYAGKLVEKELDVLSTVAKDPAHPYVVVLGGAKVSDKLGVIEALAGKADKIIIGGGMCYTLLAAKGYDVQESLLQEDQIENCKSLLERFGDKIVLPVDLTAASEFAADAETKVVELDGIPEGWMSLDIGPKSVEKFAAVLADSKTVFWNGPMGVFEMEAFSKGTAGVAQAIIDATSSNGSFSVVGGGDSAASVRTLGLDEDGFSHISTGGGASLEYLEGKELPGVSVLEA comes from the coding sequence ATGGCTTTTAAGACCCTAGATAMCCTGCTTGAAGAAGGCGTAGAGGACCGCCACATCTTGGTGCGTTCTGACTTCAACGTGCCGCTCGATGATGACGGAAATATCACCGACCCGGGCCGCATTACCGCTTCTCTTCCGACCATTAAGGCGCTTGTCGATGGCGGCGCGAAGGTCATCCTTTCCGCCCACCTCGGCCGCCCCAAGGGTGAGGTAAATTCCAAGTACTCCTTGGCCCCAGTCGCAGAGGCGCTGTCCGAGGCCCTGGATCAATATGTTGCCTTGGCCAACGACGTCACCGGTGAAGACGCCCACGAGCGCGCAAACGGGCTAAACAGCGGCGATGTCATGCTGGTAGAAAATGTCCGCTTTGACCCGCGCGAGACCTCCAAGGATGAGGCAGAGCGCGGCGAATTTGCTGAAGAGCTCGTCGCCTTGGCCGCCGATAATGGTGCATTCGTTTCCGACGGCTTCGGCGTTGTTCACCGCGCACAGACGTCTGTGTATGACGTCGCCAAGCGCCTGCCCGCCTACGCCGGCAAGCTGGTGGAAAAGGAATTGGACGTATTGTCCACCGTGGCCAAGGATCCAGCGCACCCTTACGTCGTCGTTCTGGGCGGCGCAAAGGTATCCGACAAGCTCGGCGTTATTGAAGCACTCGCCGGAAAGGCCGACAAGATCATCATCGGCGGGGGCATGTGCTACACCCTGCTGGCCGCTAAGGGCTACGACGTTCAGGAGTCCTTGCTGCAAGAGGACCAGATTGAAAACTGCAAGAGCCTGCTGGAGCGCTTCGGCGACAAGATCGTCCTTCCGGTAGATCTCACCGCCGCCAGCGAGTTCGCCGCAGACGCTGAGACCAAGGTTGTTGAGCTCGATGGCATCCCTGAGGGCTGGATGTCGCTGGACATTGGCCCCAAGTCCGTCGAGAAATTTGCCGCCGTACTGGCAGATTCCAAGACCGTATTCTGGAACGGCCCCATGGGCGTATTCGAAATGGAAGCCTTCTCCAAGGGCACCGCTGGGGTGGCGCAGGCGATTATCGATGCCACCTCCTCCAACGGTTCCTTCTCCGTCGTCGGCGGCGGCGACTCCGCAGCCTCCGTGCGCACCCTGGGCCTCGATGAGGATGGCTTCAGCCACATCTCCACCGGCGGCGGCGCATCCCTTGAATACCTCGAGGGCAAGGAGCTGCCGGGCGTTTCCGTGCTCGAGGCATAA
- the tkt gene encoding transketolase produces MVERRYPDDWTDTDTRAVDTVRVLAADAVQNCGSGHPGTAMSLAPLAYTLYQRVINHDPNDVNWAGRDRFVLSVGHSSLTLYIQLFLGGFGLEMKDLEQLRTWGSLTPGHPEVHHTDGVEITTGPLGQGLASSVGMAMAARKERGLFDPEAPVGQSPFDHYVYTIASDGDLQEGVTAEASSLAGTQKLGNLIVFWDDNRISIEDDTNIAFNEDVAARYEAYGWHVQTVESGEDVVAIEEAVRNAQQETERPSFIRVKTVIGYPAPTKMNTGGVHGAALGDDEVAATKEVLGFDPEKTFHIDDEVLAHTRKLRDRGAEKHAQWQEKFDAWAADNAENKALFDRMSARELPENFDAELPAWEPGDAIATRKASEATIQALAAALPEMWGGSADLAGSNNTVIKGADSFGPENITTNKWSAQPYGRNLHFGIREHAMSAIMNGIALHGNTRVYGGTFLIFSEYQYPAVRLGSLMSTDTYYVWTHDSIGLGEDGPTHQPVETLSALRAIPNLSVIRPADANETAQAWAAAMEYKAAPKGLALSRQNLPILEGTKEKAHDGVRRGAYTLVAGSKDEPDVILLATGSEVQLAVEAAQQLESEGTAARVVSAPCLEWFDEQDAEYRESVLPSSVRARVSVEAGLAQSWHKYTGTFGRNVSLEHYGASAPGDELFEKFGFTSAAVADAARESIAEAQS; encoded by the coding sequence ATGGTCGAGCGCCGTTATCCGGACGACTGGACAGACACTGATACTCGCGCGGTCGACACTGTGCGCGTGCTTGCTGCCGATGCCGTCCAAAACTGCGGCTCCGGACACCCGGGCACGGCGATGTCGCTGGCTCCCCTCGCCTATACGCTCTACCAGCGCGTTATCAATCACGACCCCAATGACGTGAATTGGGCAGGCCGCGACCGCTTCGTATTGTCTGTCGGCCACTCTTCCCTGACCCTTTACATCCAGCTCTTCTTGGGTGGATTCGGTTTGGAGATGAAAGATCTCGAGCAGCTCCGCACCTGGGGCTCCCTTACCCCTGGCCACCCTGAGGTGCACCACACCGATGGCGTGGAGATCACCACCGGCCCACTCGGCCAGGGTCTGGCATCTTCGGTAGGTATGGCGATGGCCGCCCGCAAAGAGCGCGGCCTCTTCGATCCTGAGGCACCAGTCGGCCAATCCCCCTTCGATCATTACGTCTACACCATTGCCTCCGACGGCGACCTGCAGGAAGGCGTAACCGCTGAGGCATCGTCTTTGGCTGGTACCCAGAAGCTGGGCAACCTGATTGTCTTCTGGGATGACAACCGCATTTCCATCGAGGATGACACCAATATCGCCTTCAATGAGGACGTCGCTGCGCGCTATGAGGCATACGGCTGGCACGTCCAGACCGTTGAGTCCGGCGAGGACGTCGTTGCCATTGAAGAGGCAGTGCGCAATGCACAGCAGGAAACAGAGCGCCCCTCCTTCATCCGCGTGAAGACAGTCATTGGCTACCCTGCCCCGACCAAGATGAACACCGGCGGCGTCCACGGCGCCGCGCTTGGCGATGACGAAGTTGCCGCCACCAAGGAAGTCCTCGGCTTCGACCCAGAAAAGACCTTCCACATTGATGATGAGGTCTTGGCCCACACCCGCAAGCTGCGCGATCGTGGCGCTGAAAAGCACGCGCAGTGGCAAGAGAAGTTCGACGCGTGGGCAGCGGACAACGCCGAAAATAAGGCGCTCTTTGACCGCATGAGCGCCCGCGAATTGCCGGAGAACTTCGATGCCGAGCTCCCCGCATGGGAGCCAGGGGATGCGATTGCCACCCGTAAGGCCTCTGAGGCGACCATTCAGGCGCTGGCCGCCGCTTTGCCCGAAATGTGGGGCGGATCGGCCGACCTGGCGGGGTCCAATAACACCGTGATTAAGGGCGCGGATTCCTTCGGCCCTGAAAACATCACCACCAATAAGTGGTCCGCACAGCCTTATGGCCGCAACCTTCACTTTGGCATCCGCGAGCACGCGATGTCCGCCATCATGAACGGCATCGCCCTCCACGGAAATACCCGCGTATATGGCGGTACATTCCTGATCTTCTCCGAGTATCAGTACCCTGCCGTGCGCCTCGGCTCGCTGATGTCTACCGATACCTACTACGTGTGGACGCACGATTCCATTGGTTTGGGCGAAGACGGCCCTACCCACCAGCCGGTAGAAACCCTGTCAGCCTTGCGCGCCATTCCGAATTTGTCCGTCATCCGGCCTGCCGATGCCAATGAAACCGCGCAAGCTTGGGCCGCAGCGATGGAATACAAGGCAGCCCCGAAGGGCCTTGCGCTCAGCCGCCAGAACCTCCCCATCTTGGAAGGCACCAAGGAAAAGGCACACGATGGCGTTCGCCGCGGTGCCTACACCTTGGTCGCAGGCTCCAAGGATGAGCCCGATGTCATCTTGCTGGCCACCGGCTCGGAGGTACAGCTAGCCGTCGAGGCCGCCCAGCAGCTCGAAAGCGAAGGCACGGCCGCTCGCGTGGTATCCGCGCCGTGCCTGGAGTGGTTCGACGAGCAGGACGCAGAGTACCGCGAATCGGTTCTGCCCAGCAGCGTGAGGGCCCGCGTTTCCGTCGAGGCCGGCCTCGCTCAGTCCTGGCACAAGTACACTGGTACTTTCGGCCGCAACGTCTCCCTAGAGCACTACGGGGCCTCCGCTCCCGGCGATGAGCTCTTCGAAAAGTTTGGCTTTACCTCTGCTGCGGTGGCCGATGCCGCACGCGAGAGCATCGCCGAAGCCCAAAGCTAA
- the tpiA gene encoding triose-phosphate isomerase: protein MARTPLIAGNWKMNLDHIEAIGSVQKFAFSLPEDYYDKVDVAYMVPFTDIRTIQTLVEGDKLKITYGAQDISKHESGAYTGEVSGQMLSKLGCSWAVVGHSERREYHGETDQLVAEKAAAALDNGISPIVCVGEPLDVREAGTHVDYVVNQTRDSLQGLSAEQLSKTVIAYEPVWAIGTGKVASADDAQEVCAAIRGLVKELAGDEVAEGIRILYGGSVKVDSVADIVSKPDVDGGLIGGASLVGEDFAKLAANAANAVS, encoded by the coding sequence ATGGCACGTACACCACTTATTGCTGGCAACTGGAAGATGAACCTCGATCACATTGAGGCCATCGGCTCCGTTCAAAAGTTTGCTTTCTCCCTGCCGGAGGATTACTACGACAAGGTTGATGTAGCCTACATGGTTCCATTTACCGATATCCGCACCATTCAGACCCTCGTTGAGGGCGATAAGCTGAAGATCACCTACGGTGCGCAGGACATCTCCAAGCACGAGTCCGGCGCCTACACCGGTGAGGTATCCGGTCAGATGCTGAGCAAGCTGGGCTGCAGCTGGGCAGTCGTCGGCCACTCCGAGCGCCGCGAATACCACGGCGAAACCGACCAGCTGGTCGCTGAAAAGGCCGCAGCGGCCCTGGACAATGGCATCAGCCCGATCGTCTGCGTGGGCGAGCCACTCGATGTGCGCGAAGCCGGCACCCACGTTGACTACGTGGTGAACCAGACCCGCGATTCCCTGCAGGGACTGAGCGCCGAGCAGCTATCCAAGACGGTTATCGCCTACGAGCCCGTGTGGGCCATCGGCACCGGCAAGGTTGCCTCCGCTGATGACGCGCAGGAAGTATGTGCTGCAATCCGCGGCTTGGTCAAGGAGCTTGCAGGCGACGAGGTCGCCGAGGGCATCCGCATCCTGTACGGCGGTTCCGTGAAGGTCGATTCCGTTGCTGATATCGTCAGCAAGCCGGACGTGGACGGTGGCCTGATTGGCGGTGCTTCCTTGGTAGGAGAGGACTTTGCCAAGTTGGCCGCCAATGCCGCTAATGCCGTTAGTTAA
- a CDS encoding glucose-6-phosphate dehydrogenase assembly protein OpcA yields the protein MIIPLPNTTTGEIAKKLVDAQEHYTRTTGRVLTLIVEAQEGDDLEQILASVRDASHEHPSRVLVVVPGDPNTDTQLDAQLRVGGEAGASETVVMQLHGALADQAESVLTPLLLPDTPLVAWWPNLCPQVPSESPVGKLAQRRITNVAHKGTVGEQDLRALSNGYSPGDSDMSWASITLWRGVAASALDHHPHEKVLSVEVAGPAGHPAPNFAAGWLLDRLSVPVQRMAEEANSDYFPVTHLRFNRETTHVDVDVVDERTVRVRVPGTPDSLVSLSPRTQTEILSEELRHLDADKTYAQALRALGEVDYSKL from the coding sequence ATGATTATCCCATTGCCTAATACCACCACCGGTGAAATTGCCAAGAAGCTTGTCGATGCCCAGGAGCATTACACCCGCACCACGGGCCGGGTGCTCACCCTCATCGTTGAGGCACAAGAAGGCGACGATCTCGAGCAAATCCTTGCCTCTGTGCGCGATGCCTCTCATGAGCACCCCTCCCGCGTGCTCGTCGTGGTCCCCGGCGATCCAAATACTGATACCCAGCTCGATGCCCAGCTCCGCGTCGGTGGCGAGGCCGGTGCGTCCGAGACCGTCGTCATGCAATTGCACGGGGCGCTGGCGGATCAAGCCGAGTCCGTGCTCACCCCGCTCTTGCTGCCGGATACCCCGCTGGTTGCGTGGTGGCCGAACCTGTGCCCGCAGGTTCCCTCCGAAAGCCCCGTGGGCAAGTTGGCGCAGCGCCGCATCACCAACGTGGCGCATAAAGGCACCGTGGGCGAGCAGGATCTGCGCGCGCTTTCTAATGGCTACTCCCCCGGCGATTCCGATATGTCCTGGGCCTCCATTACCTTGTGGCGCGGCGTCGCCGCATCGGCACTCGACCACCATCCCCATGAAAAGGTGCTATCGGTAGAGGTCGCCGGCCCCGCCGGGCATCCCGCGCCAAACTTCGCTGCGGGGTGGCTGCTTGACCGCCTGAGCGTCCCGGTACAGCGCATGGCCGAGGAAGCTAATAGTGACTATTTCCCGGTTACCCACCTGCGCTTTAACCGGGAGACGACCCACGTCGATGTGGATGTCGTGGATGAGCGCACCGTGCGGGTGCGCGTGCCTGGTACGCCAGACTCGCTGGTCAGCTTGAGCCCGCGCACGCAAACCGAAATCCTCTCCGAGGAATTGCGGCACCTCGACGCCGATAAAACTTATGCTCAGGCGCTGCGTGCTCTGGGAGAAGTAGACTACAGTAAGCTTTAA
- the gap gene encoding type I glyceraldehyde-3-phosphate dehydrogenase: protein MTTRVGINGFGRIGRNFFHAVNRTDNDLEIVAVNDLTDNHTLSNLLKYDSVLGRFDGEITYDDDSITVNGNRIQVFNEKDPKNLKWGELDVDLVIESTGLFTNGNDAKAHIEAGAKKVIISAPGKEVDATFVYGVNSDTYDPANHNVISAASCTTNCLAPMAKVLNDKFGVEKGLMTTVHAYTGDQRLQDAPHKDLRRARAAAVNLVPTSTGAAKAVSLVLPELEGKLDGYAMRVPVITGSATDLTFTASRDVTVEEINAALKEAAEGELKDTLAYTEDPLVSTDIVTSPHGCIFDAGMTKVSNGNLVKVLGWYDNEWGYTSQLVRMTNLVADKL from the coding sequence GTGACTACCCGCGTAGGCATTAACGGCTTTGGCCGCATTGGTCGTAACTTCTTCCATGCTGTTAACCGGACCGACAACGACCTTGAGATCGTTGCTGTCAACGACCTGACCGATAACCACACGCTTTCTAACCTGTTGAAGTACGACTCCGTATTGGGTCGCTTCGACGGCGAGATTACCTACGACGATGACTCCATCACCGTCAACGGCAACCGCATCCAGGTCTTCAACGAGAAGGACCCGAAGAACCTGAAGTGGGGCGAGCTGGACGTGGACCTCGTTATCGAGTCCACCGGCCTGTTCACCAACGGGAACGACGCAAAGGCTCACATCGAGGCCGGCGCCAAGAAGGTCATCATTTCCGCTCCTGGCAAGGAAGTTGACGCAACTTTCGTCTACGGTGTTAACTCCGACACTTACGATCCTGCTAATCACAACGTTATTTCCGCAGCTTCCTGCACCACCAACTGCCTGGCACCTATGGCCAAGGTCTTGAACGATAAGTTCGGTGTGGAAAAGGGCCTGATGACCACGGTTCACGCTTATACCGGTGACCAGCGCCTGCAGGATGCTCCTCACAAGGACCTGCGCCGCGCCCGCGCCGCAGCGGTCAACTTGGTACCTACCTCCACCGGTGCAGCAAAGGCCGTCTCCTTGGTTCTGCCTGAGCTGGAGGGCAAGCTGGACGGCTACGCAATGCGCGTTCCAGTCATCACCGGTTCCGCAACGGACCTGACCTTCACCGCTTCCCGCGACGTCACCGTTGAGGAGATCAACGCCGCACTCAAGGAGGCAGCTGAAGGCGAGCTGAAGGACACCCTCGCATACACCGAGGATCCGCTGGTTTCCACCGACATCGTGACCTCCCCGCACGGCTGCATCTTCGACGCCGGCATGACCAAGGTCTCCAACGGCAACCTGGTCAAGGTGCTGGGTTGGTACGACAACGAGTGGGGCTACACCTCCCAGCTCGTCCGCATGACCAACCTGGTTGCAGACAAGCTCTAA
- the tal gene encoding transaldolase: MNNISELAQLGTSTWLDDLSRQRLESGNLKEIISSKSIVGVTTNPAIFATAMTSGTAYDEDLAALKEKNASADEAVYSLAITDVQNACDLFADIYAETDGQDGRVSIEVDPRISDDAAATLKQARELWDQVARPNAMIKIPATKGSLPAIEDALAEGISVNVTLIFSVSRYREVIAAFRAGLKRAADNGKDVTKIHSVASFFVSRLDTEVDKRLEAIGSDEALSLRGKAGVANAQRAYALFQEELLGDNGLPEGAPVQRPLWASTGVKNPDYPATLYVTELAGPHTVNTMPEKTIDAVLQEGGFHGDTLSTAGEEAEKVFSQLESVGIDLEDVFAVLEREGVDKFVAAWNDLLDSLKQRLA, translated from the coding sequence ATGAACAACATTTCTGAACTTGCCCAATTGGGCACCTCCACGTGGCTCGATGATCTCTCGCGCCAGCGCTTGGAATCCGGAAACTTGAAGGAGATTATTTCCTCCAAGTCCATCGTGGGCGTAACCACCAACCCGGCCATCTTCGCCACCGCCATGACCAGCGGCACGGCCTATGACGAAGACCTGGCGGCCTTGAAGGAGAAGAACGCTTCGGCCGATGAAGCCGTCTACTCCCTGGCCATTACGGACGTACAAAACGCCTGTGACCTTTTTGCCGATATCTATGCTGAGACCGACGGCCAGGATGGCCGCGTATCCATCGAGGTGGATCCGCGCATCTCCGACGATGCCGCGGCAACTCTCAAGCAGGCCCGCGAACTGTGGGACCAGGTGGCCCGCCCCAATGCGATGATCAAGATTCCGGCTACCAAGGGCTCCCTCCCCGCTATCGAGGATGCCTTGGCAGAGGGAATCAGCGTCAATGTCACCCTGATCTTCTCGGTGTCTCGCTACCGCGAGGTCATCGCCGCATTCCGGGCCGGGCTCAAGCGCGCGGCTGATAATGGCAAAGACGTTACCAAGATTCACTCGGTCGCATCGTTCTTCGTCTCCCGCCTAGATACGGAAGTTGATAAGCGCTTGGAGGCTATCGGTTCCGATGAGGCCCTGTCCCTCCGCGGCAAGGCCGGTGTTGCCAACGCGCAGCGTGCCTACGCCCTCTTCCAAGAGGAATTGCTCGGTGATAACGGCCTCCCCGAAGGCGCGCCCGTACAGCGTCCACTGTGGGCTTCCACCGGCGTGAAAAACCCCGACTACCCAGCAACGCTGTACGTGACCGAGCTGGCTGGCCCGCACACGGTAAATACCATGCCGGAAAAGACCATTGATGCGGTACTGCAGGAGGGTGGATTCCACGGCGATACCCTCTCCACCGCCGGCGAAGAAGCCGAGAAGGTCTTCTCCCAGCTCGAATCGGTGGGCATTGACCTAGAAGATGTCTTCGCGGTCCTCGAGCGCGAGGGCGTGGATAAGTTCGTCGCCGCGTGGAATGACCTCCTTGATTCCCTCAAACAACGACTCGCGTAA
- the pgl gene encoding 6-phosphogluconolactonase, producing MVTLHRVSDVDDLISQAALKFIETIAGIQAGNGGLHGDGVARVVLTGGGAGIGLLHELARLDFAAQQQGENYPALRIDWSRVHIFFGDERNVPVSDPDSNEGQARSALLDHVDIPDQNIHGFDLGAVSMEAAANAYEPELKDFAPLGFDLHLLGMGAEGHINSMFPHSPAIREQEELAVPVHDSPKPPSERITLTLPAVNRSERVWLLVAGEEKAAAAKNIVDGVDAEECPAAGAQGTKETILFLADDAAQEL from the coding sequence ATGGTAACGCTTCACCGCGTCAGCGATGTAGATGACCTTATTTCCCAAGCCGCACTCAAATTTATTGAGACCATCGCCGGTATTCAGGCCGGCAATGGTGGCCTCCATGGTGACGGCGTGGCAAGAGTCGTACTAACTGGCGGGGGCGCAGGAATTGGGCTCCTGCACGAGCTCGCGCGCTTGGACTTCGCCGCCCAGCAGCAAGGCGAGAACTACCCTGCCCTGCGCATCGATTGGTCCCGCGTGCACATCTTCTTTGGCGATGAGCGCAATGTCCCGGTCAGCGACCCAGATTCCAACGAAGGCCAAGCGCGTTCCGCGCTGCTCGATCACGTGGATATCCCGGATCAGAATATCCACGGTTTCGACCTCGGTGCGGTCTCCATGGAGGCGGCCGCAAATGCCTACGAGCCAGAGTTGAAGGACTTCGCACCTTTAGGCTTCGATCTACACCTTTTGGGCATGGGCGCAGAAGGCCACATTAACTCCATGTTCCCCCACTCTCCTGCCATCCGTGAGCAGGAAGAACTCGCGGTACCGGTACACGATTCGCCGAAGCCGCCCAGCGAGCGCATCACCCTGACGCTGCCGGCGGTCAACAGGTCTGAGCGCGTCTGGCTCTTGGTTGCCGGGGAGGAAAAGGCCGCTGCCGCAAAGAACATCGTTGACGGCGTCGACGCTGAAGAGTGCCCGGCCGCTGGTGCGCAAGGGACGAAGGAAACGATCCTCTTCCTTGCAGACGATGCCGCGCAGGAGCTGTAA